A genomic segment from Dermatobacter hominis encodes:
- a CDS encoding GNAT family N-acetyltransferase, translated as MMQFDPVLSELTALAERRLADPRPTTRPTVRPISADDARALAEMALRCSPDSLRHRFHAPVQHLDPDRLVALLRGGTVAETLVADVDGAIVGIATLHRTGDDIGEIAVLVEDHWQAGGLGSRLIAHLMRRAGQRGITTIDADVQREQGFVIDRLLHAVDGTTVTFDGPTATVHVPVPAALQGHPGAPGGGPVATAS; from the coding sequence ATGATGCAATTCGATCCGGTCCTCTCCGAGCTCACCGCCCTGGCGGAACGACGCCTGGCCGATCCCCGACCGACGACGCGTCCCACCGTCCGACCCATCAGCGCCGACGACGCCCGCGCCCTCGCGGAGATGGCGCTGCGCTGCAGCCCCGACTCGCTGCGCCACCGCTTCCACGCCCCCGTCCAGCACCTCGACCCCGATCGCCTGGTGGCGCTCCTCCGCGGCGGCACCGTCGCCGAGACGCTCGTGGCCGACGTCGACGGCGCCATCGTCGGCATCGCCACGCTGCACCGCACGGGCGACGACATCGGCGAGATCGCCGTGCTGGTCGAGGACCACTGGCAGGCCGGCGGCCTCGGCTCGCGGCTCATCGCGCACCTCATGCGCCGGGCCGGCCAGCGCGGCATCACGACCATCGACGCGGACGTCCAGCGCGAGCAGGGGTTCGTCATCGACCGGCTCCTGCACGCTGTCGACGGCACCACCGTCACCTTCGACGGGCCCACCGCCACCGTCCACGTCCCCGTCCCTGCGGCACTGCAGGGCCACCCGGGCGCACCCGGCGGGGGCCCGGTGGCGACCGCCTCCTAG
- a CDS encoding sensor histidine kinase — MEDRVDATDLALAAGLTAVQLAMVAVAAATGDGTVPVGGFALLGAATAVLALRRVAPLATWAVAVACTAVYGLFPWVDPPLYVGALVALFSAAALCPERTTWWVGAASLALAGTAWLVDPAETDLNDVLAPLLGVSTAWLAGRALARQRQVSALLVERVRTAQVEQVAERDRAVAEERLRITRELHDITAHHVSVIAVQAEAATNDPSLAPAAVGPIATEARAALSELRRTLGVLRGDEPGDRSPHDRLEDLEVVAGAARSTGLEVDMAVTEGSSDLPADLQLTVHRIVQEAVTNVIRHSGADRVRIDVAVDAARVRIEVEDDGRGPGDGDGNGLRGMRERAAMYHGSAVVGPGDAGGTLVQVELRR, encoded by the coding sequence GTGGAGGACCGGGTGGACGCGACGGACCTGGCGCTCGCGGCCGGGCTGACCGCGGTGCAGCTCGCCATGGTGGCCGTCGCCGCCGCGACCGGCGACGGCACCGTGCCCGTCGGCGGCTTCGCGCTGCTCGGCGCCGCCACCGCCGTCCTGGCGCTGCGTCGGGTGGCCCCGCTCGCGACCTGGGCGGTGGCCGTGGCCTGCACCGCGGTCTACGGCCTGTTCCCGTGGGTCGACCCGCCCCTGTACGTCGGGGCGCTCGTCGCCCTTTTCAGCGCCGCCGCGCTCTGCCCGGAGCGCACCACCTGGTGGGTCGGCGCCGCCTCGCTGGCGCTCGCCGGCACGGCCTGGCTCGTCGACCCGGCGGAGACCGACCTCAACGACGTGCTCGCACCGCTGCTCGGCGTGTCGACGGCGTGGCTGGCGGGCCGTGCCCTCGCCCGCCAGCGGCAGGTGTCGGCGCTCCTGGTCGAGCGCGTGCGCACCGCACAGGTCGAGCAGGTGGCCGAACGGGACCGGGCCGTCGCCGAGGAGCGGCTCCGGATCACCCGGGAGCTCCACGACATCACGGCGCACCACGTGAGCGTGATCGCCGTGCAGGCAGAGGCGGCGACGAACGACCCCTCGCTCGCCCCGGCGGCGGTCGGCCCGATCGCCACCGAGGCCCGCGCCGCGCTGTCGGAGCTGCGACGCACGCTCGGCGTCCTGCGCGGCGACGAGCCCGGGGACCGCTCGCCGCACGACCGGCTGGAGGACCTCGAGGTGGTCGCCGGTGCGGCCCGGTCCACCGGGCTCGAGGTCGACATGGCGGTCACCGAGGGGTCCTCGGACCTGCCCGCGGACCTCCAGCTGACCGTGCACCGCATCGTCCAGGAAGCGGTCACGAACGTGATCCGCCACTCGGGCGCCGACCGCGTCCGCATCGACGTCGCGGTCGACGCGGCGCGGGTCCGGATCGAGGTGGAGGACGACGGCCGCGGGCCGGGCGACGGCGACGGCAACGGCCTGCGGGGCATGCGGGAGCGGGCCGCGATGTACCACGGCAGCGCCGTGGTCGGCCCGGGCGACGCCGGGGGCACGCTCGTGCAGGTGGAGCTGCGGCGGTGA
- a CDS encoding ABC transporter permease: MTATAPELVDPAPAGSDPGRAVDRSDRTRGATLRRVAIRVAAVGGIVLAWWAVTALEIWPELIVPRPGSVWQRFVESVTTHDGVRGLEGHYLWEHLAASGKRLALGVGAAIVIGVPIGLAMATIRPIRTATEPFLNFVRSLPPLAYFSLLIIWFGIEDTSKVWLLFVAAVAPISLSVVAGAESIRSDWFDAARSQGASRLQVVRHLVVPAVRPELFTGIRLAIGFAFTTIVAAETVNGIPGIGGLAWSTKKFNQTDIAVLCVIVIGLCAVAIDQIIRAIERRAVPWKGRA, from the coding sequence ATGACCGCGACCGCACCTGAGCTCGTCGACCCGGCGCCGGCCGGGTCGGACCCGGGCCGCGCCGTCGACCGGTCCGACAGGACCCGGGGCGCGACCCTCCGCCGGGTCGCGATCCGCGTCGCCGCCGTCGGCGGGATCGTCCTCGCCTGGTGGGCGGTCACGGCGCTGGAGATCTGGCCGGAGCTGATCGTCCCCCGCCCGGGCTCGGTCTGGCAGCGTTTCGTCGAGTCGGTCACCACCCACGACGGCGTGCGCGGGCTCGAGGGCCACTACCTCTGGGAGCACCTGGCGGCGAGCGGGAAGCGGCTGGCGCTCGGGGTCGGTGCAGCGATCGTGATCGGCGTGCCGATCGGCCTCGCCATGGCCACGATCCGGCCCATCCGCACCGCGACCGAACCGTTCCTGAACTTCGTCCGCAGCCTGCCCCCGCTCGCCTACTTCTCCCTCCTCATCATCTGGTTCGGCATCGAGGACACGTCCAAGGTGTGGCTGCTGTTCGTCGCGGCGGTCGCGCCGATCTCCCTCTCCGTCGTCGCCGGCGCCGAGTCGATCCGCTCCGACTGGTTCGACGCGGCGCGCTCGCAGGGTGCGAGCCGTCTCCAGGTCGTCCGCCACCTGGTCGTGCCGGCCGTCCGGCCCGAGCTGTTCACCGGGATCCGGCTGGCGATCGGTTTCGCCTTCACCACGATCGTCGCAGCCGAGACCGTCAACGGCATCCCCGGCATCGGGGGCCTGGCGTGGTCGACGAAGAAGTTCAACCAGACCGACATCGCCGTGCTCTGCGTGATCGTCATCGGCCTCTGCGCCGTCGCCATCGACCAGATCATCCGGGCGATCGAGCGACGGGCCGTGCCCTGGAAGGGCCGGGCCTGA
- a CDS encoding S1 family peptidase → MAERRLGAAVLAAALLCAAAGLAAWWRADARTTAGQPVASVAGAVLEREASPEVEAALQRAVRLVRASGCGVERQATATVVERGGRTVGLTNQHVVAGAAEVAVDGADRIVLVRGLVDGRDAVELDGEALLDGGAEPLAAGPRPIVGARVVVAGYPDGRFAARTGTVRAVESRQGYGGTADVLLIDVEAVPGISGGVVVDAAGRAVGLVAARDPVTHEVVAYPLDVIGRATDHATAPCA, encoded by the coding sequence GTGGCGGAACGGCGGTTGGGGGCCGCGGTCCTGGCTGCGGCGCTCCTGTGCGCCGCAGCCGGACTGGCGGCGTGGTGGCGTGCCGACGCCCGGACCACCGCCGGCCAACCGGTGGCGAGCGTCGCCGGTGCGGTCCTCGAGCGCGAGGCGTCCCCCGAGGTCGAGGCCGCGCTCCAGCGCGCCGTCCGGCTCGTCCGCGCGAGCGGGTGCGGCGTCGAGCGCCAGGCGACCGCCACGGTCGTCGAGCGGGGCGGGCGCACCGTCGGCCTGACCAACCAGCACGTCGTCGCCGGTGCGGCCGAGGTCGCGGTCGACGGAGCCGACCGGATCGTGCTGGTGCGCGGACTGGTCGACGGCCGCGACGCGGTGGAGCTCGACGGCGAGGCGCTCCTCGACGGCGGGGCGGAGCCGCTGGCGGCGGGCCCGCGACCGATCGTCGGAGCGAGGGTGGTCGTCGCGGGCTACCCCGACGGCCGCTTCGCCGCCCGGACGGGGACCGTGCGGGCGGTCGAGTCGCGCCAGGGCTACGGCGGGACGGCCGACGTGCTGCTGATCGACGTCGAGGCCGTGCCGGGGATCTCGGGCGGCGTCGTGGTCGACGCGGCCGGGCGTGCGGTGGGCCTCGTCGCGGCGCGCGATCCGGTCACCCACGAGGTCGTGGCCTACCCGCTCGACGTCATCGGCCGGGCGACCGACCACGCCACGGCGCCCTGCGCCTGA
- a CDS encoding PIG-L deacetylase family protein has protein sequence MSTILFLHAHPDDEAIFTGGTIALLAERGHRVVVVFATSGELGLGAGEGLGDVRRAEARAACEHLGVASTVFLDHRDSGGSPAADGRSEDAFAAARADHVAAQVAALIEVEEADALVTYDAEGVYGHPDHVQAHRVGRLAAAMADLPTWYEVTVDREHLHFVDTHVAAVAGASISPSRAVGMPTVEISTTVDVSAVLVPKLRAIAEHRSQVGPDPTFGSGDHFDDVYGLEWYVRHGRRGAIDDLALDTTGGRPLEVAP, from the coding sequence ATGTCGACGATCCTCTTCCTCCACGCACACCCCGACGACGAGGCGATCTTCACCGGCGGCACGATCGCGCTCCTCGCCGAGCGTGGGCACCGCGTGGTCGTCGTGTTCGCGACCTCGGGCGAGCTCGGCCTCGGCGCCGGGGAGGGCCTGGGCGACGTGCGGCGCGCCGAGGCCCGCGCCGCGTGCGAGCACCTGGGCGTCGCCAGCACGGTGTTCCTCGACCACCGCGACTCGGGCGGCTCGCCCGCCGCCGACGGCCGGTCGGAGGACGCCTTCGCGGCGGCCCGGGCCGACCACGTCGCCGCACAGGTGGCGGCGCTCATCGAGGTCGAGGAGGCGGACGCGCTCGTGACCTACGACGCCGAGGGCGTCTACGGGCACCCCGACCACGTGCAGGCGCACCGGGTCGGCCGGCTGGCGGCCGCCATGGCCGACCTGCCGACCTGGTACGAGGTCACGGTCGACCGCGAGCACCTCCACTTCGTCGACACGCACGTGGCCGCGGTGGCGGGGGCGTCCATCAGCCCGTCCCGGGCCGTCGGGATGCCGACCGTCGAGATCTCGACCACCGTCGACGTGTCGGCGGTGCTGGTGCCGAAGCTGCGGGCGATCGCCGAGCACCGCAGCCAGGTCGGCCCGGACCCCACGTTCGGGTCCGGCGACCACTTCGACGACGTGTACGGCCTGGAGTGGTACGTGCGGCACGGCCGACGCGGCGCCATCGACGACCTGGCCCTCGACACGACGGGCGGCCGACCGCTGGAGGTGGCGCCGTGA
- a CDS encoding response regulator: MTTVLVVDDQELVRSGFRAILDSAEDLRVVGEAADGIDAVAEADRLRPDVVLMDIRMPRLDGIEATARIVEHLGPTTRVLVLTTFGTEDHVLDALRAGASGFLLKDATSDELVRAVRTVAAGDALLAPAVTRHLVDRLAEPRRLPPGPEYRSLTDREVEVLGLLGRGCSNAEVAEALTISETTAKTHVASILSKLGVRDRVHAVIYVYEHGLDRPDRS, translated from the coding sequence GTGACCACCGTCCTCGTCGTCGACGACCAGGAGCTGGTGCGGTCGGGGTTCCGGGCCATCCTCGACTCGGCCGAGGACCTCCGGGTCGTCGGCGAGGCGGCCGACGGGATCGACGCGGTCGCCGAGGCGGACCGGCTCCGGCCCGACGTGGTGCTCATGGACATCCGCATGCCGAGGCTCGACGGGATCGAGGCCACGGCTCGCATCGTCGAGCACCTCGGGCCCACGACGCGGGTGCTGGTCCTCACGACCTTCGGGACCGAGGACCACGTGCTCGACGCCCTGCGGGCCGGCGCCAGCGGGTTCCTCCTGAAGGACGCCACGAGCGACGAGCTGGTCCGGGCGGTCCGCACGGTGGCGGCGGGCGACGCCCTCCTCGCGCCCGCCGTGACCCGGCACCTCGTCGACCGGCTGGCGGAGCCCCGCCGGCTCCCGCCCGGGCCCGAGTACCGCTCGCTCACCGACCGCGAGGTCGAGGTGCTCGGCCTGCTCGGGCGCGGGTGCTCGAACGCCGAGGTCGCGGAGGCGCTGACGATCAGCGAGACCACGGCCAAGACCCACGTCGCCAGCATCCTGTCGAAGCTCGGCGTCCGGGACCGGGTGCACGCCGTGATCTACGTCTACGAGCACGGCCTCGACCGGCCCGACCGGTCCTGA
- a CDS encoding rhodanese-like domain-containing protein: protein MTASNVDRLLAAARDELGVRPTPADLRELLAGGAWVVDIRPIGLREADGPIGGAVVVDRNQLEWRLDPTSPHRLDGFDDPNRTVVLVCDEGYASSLAAVSLRRLGLPGATDLDGGYQALAAAGLTDLT from the coding sequence GTGACGGCGTCGAACGTCGACCGGCTGCTCGCTGCGGCCCGCGACGAGCTCGGGGTCCGCCCGACGCCCGCCGACCTCCGCGAGCTGCTCGCCGGCGGCGCCTGGGTCGTCGACATCCGCCCGATCGGGCTCCGGGAGGCCGACGGCCCGATCGGCGGTGCCGTCGTGGTCGACCGCAACCAGCTCGAGTGGCGCCTCGACCCGACCTCGCCGCACCGGCTCGACGGCTTCGACGACCCGAATCGCACGGTTGTGCTCGTGTGCGACGAGGGCTACGCGTCGAGCCTCGCCGCCGTGTCGCTGCGCCGTCTCGGCCTGCCGGGCGCGACCGACCTCGACGGCGGCTACCAGGCCCTCGCCGCGGCCGGCCTCACCGATCTGACCTGA
- a CDS encoding ester cyclase, translated as MTTELQARRLEVLDEHFRSEVDHDWAACLGTFGGRPHYEIMATGQVYDGDEEVLAYYRAQRTAFPDQRHENVRYHFADDVVITEFDLLGTNLGEFYGMAPTGRSFRVPVVALFFFEGDRIVNERIYLDAASLLGQIGRAEVLAFAGDGKS; from the coding sequence ATGACGACCGAGCTGCAGGCCCGCCGGCTGGAGGTGCTCGACGAGCACTTCCGCTCCGAGGTCGACCACGACTGGGCGGCCTGCCTCGGGACGTTCGGCGGTCGGCCGCACTACGAGATCATGGCGACCGGACAGGTCTACGACGGCGACGAGGAGGTGCTCGCCTACTATCGGGCCCAGCGGACGGCGTTCCCCGACCAGCGCCACGAGAACGTGCGGTACCACTTCGCCGACGACGTCGTGATCACGGAGTTCGACCTCCTCGGGACGAACCTCGGCGAGTTCTACGGCATGGCGCCGACGGGCCGGTCGTTCCGGGTGCCGGTGGTGGCGCTGTTCTTCTTCGAGGGCGACCGGATCGTGAACGAGCGCATCTACCTCGACGCGGCGTCGCTGCTCGGCCAGATCGGTCGGGCCGAGGTCCTCGCCTTCGCCGGCGACGGCAAGAGTTGA
- a CDS encoding ferritin-like domain-containing protein, producing the protein MTTFETEPTADPYVVRDPALVDAIVHELDLHSDVLFTWDYERSRTALVKLYEKAKTSQWNGNDLPWHLEVDQEKVAADSAAQNERFNVMQTDPESPLRSWGEKEWLKASAEIQTAMLSQFLHGEQGALICTGLITATVPWIDAKYYAATQVMDEARHVEVFARYLQEKTNGMYPINPNLGSLLDDIIVDGRWDITYLGMQIMVEGLALAAFGFMHMLTTEPLLKQLLRYVMSDEARHVAFGVLSLKEFYEGLDAAEIRERQEFAFEAAVRLQQRFMFHDVWERLGADPKAVHEFMLSRPNPGQEMFQSILFSKIVPNAKKLGLLDAGDGWLRTKFTEIGIIQYEDWVDTTDEYASLDAVAPPGA; encoded by the coding sequence ATGACGACCTTCGAGACCGAGCCCACCGCCGACCCGTACGTGGTGCGCGACCCCGCGCTGGTCGACGCCATCGTCCACGAGCTCGACCTGCACAGCGACGTGCTCTTCACCTGGGACTACGAGCGCAGCCGCACCGCGCTCGTGAAGCTGTACGAGAAGGCCAAGACGTCGCAGTGGAACGGCAACGACCTGCCGTGGCACCTCGAGGTCGACCAGGAGAAGGTGGCCGCCGACTCCGCGGCGCAGAACGAGCGGTTCAACGTCATGCAGACCGATCCCGAGTCGCCGCTGCGCAGCTGGGGCGAGAAGGAGTGGCTGAAGGCGTCGGCCGAGATCCAGACGGCGATGCTCTCGCAGTTCCTCCACGGCGAGCAGGGCGCGCTGATCTGCACCGGCCTGATCACGGCCACCGTGCCGTGGATCGACGCCAAGTACTACGCGGCCACGCAGGTGATGGACGAGGCCCGCCACGTCGAGGTCTTCGCCCGCTACCTGCAGGAGAAGACGAACGGGATGTACCCGATCAACCCGAACCTCGGGTCGCTGCTCGACGACATCATCGTCGACGGCCGCTGGGACATCACCTACCTCGGCATGCAGATCATGGTCGAGGGCCTCGCCCTCGCCGCCTTCGGCTTCATGCACATGCTGACGACCGAGCCGCTGCTCAAGCAGCTGCTCCGCTACGTGATGAGCGACGAGGCCCGTCACGTCGCCTTCGGCGTCCTCTCGCTGAAGGAGTTCTACGAGGGCCTCGACGCCGCCGAGATCCGCGAGCGCCAGGAGTTCGCGTTCGAGGCCGCGGTGCGCCTGCAGCAGCGCTTCATGTTCCACGACGTCTGGGAGCGGCTCGGCGCCGACCCCAAGGCCGTGCACGAGTTCATGCTGAGCCGGCCGAACCCGGGCCAGGAGATGTTCCAGTCGATCCTGTTCTCCAAGATCGTCCCGAACGCGAAGAAGCTCGGCCTCCTCGACGCCGGCGACGGCTGGCTGCGGACGAAGTTCACCGAGATCGGCATCATCCAGTACGAGGACTGGGTCGACACGACCGACGAGTACGCCTCGCTCGACGCCGTGGCACCCCCCGGCGCCTGA
- a CDS encoding taurine ABC transporter substrate-binding protein has protein sequence MSSTIRHRIAAALAAVLALGLVAAACGDDSKDESSSGSGSEPAAAEAPETITIAYQAIPNGDLVVKHEGWLEEALPDTKIEWKKFDSGGDVNEAVAAGAVDIGLAGSSPVSRGISQELPYQVPWIHDVIGAAEALVVRSSKVTSLEDLKGKTVATPFASTSHFSLLAALDDAGVDPSSVNIIDAAPDEIYAAWTRGDIDGAYVWNPNLAKLESEGGKVLVDSAQLSEKGHTTYDLAVVTNEFAEKYPDAVTTWAEQQNKAVELIKSDPAAAAKAIAAELSISEDEAESQLGDLIFLDASEQVGTDYLGGGLAENLFASAEFNKELGKVDAVQPESAYTDAVVTTFADAAAKAKQ, from the coding sequence GTGAGCAGCACCATTCGACACCGGATCGCGGCCGCGTTGGCAGCGGTCCTGGCCCTCGGGCTCGTCGCCGCCGCGTGCGGCGACGACTCGAAGGACGAGTCGTCGTCCGGTTCCGGCTCGGAGCCGGCAGCGGCCGAGGCGCCCGAGACGATCACGATCGCCTACCAGGCGATCCCCAACGGCGACCTGGTCGTCAAGCACGAGGGCTGGCTCGAGGAGGCGCTGCCCGACACGAAGATCGAGTGGAAGAAGTTCGACTCCGGCGGCGACGTCAACGAGGCCGTCGCCGCCGGAGCGGTGGACATCGGTCTGGCAGGCTCCAGCCCGGTCTCCCGTGGCATCAGCCAGGAGCTCCCCTACCAGGTGCCCTGGATCCACGACGTCATCGGCGCCGCCGAGGCGCTCGTCGTGCGCTCGTCCAAGGTGACGTCGCTCGAGGACCTGAAGGGCAAGACCGTGGCGACGCCGTTCGCCTCCACCTCGCACTTCTCGCTGCTGGCGGCGCTCGACGACGCCGGCGTCGACCCGTCGTCGGTGAACATCATCGACGCCGCGCCCGACGAGATCTACGCGGCGTGGACCCGGGGCGACATCGACGGCGCCTACGTCTGGAACCCCAACCTGGCCAAGCTCGAGTCCGAGGGCGGCAAGGTGCTGGTGGACTCGGCCCAGCTCTCCGAGAAGGGCCACACCACCTACGACCTCGCCGTGGTCACGAACGAGTTCGCGGAGAAGTACCCGGACGCCGTGACCACGTGGGCCGAGCAGCAGAACAAGGCCGTCGAGCTCATCAAGTCGGATCCGGCCGCGGCGGCCAAGGCGATCGCGGCCGAGCTGTCGATCTCCGAGGACGAGGCCGAGTCGCAGCTCGGCGACCTCATCTTCCTCGACGCCTCCGAGCAGGTCGGCACGGACTACCTGGGCGGTGGCCTGGCCGAGAACCTCTTCGCCTCGGCCGAGTTCAACAAGGAGCTCGGCAAGGTCGACGCGGTCCAGCCCGAGAGCGCCTACACCGACGCCGTGGTGACGACGTTCGCCGACGCGGCGGCCAAGGCGAAGCAGTGA
- a CDS encoding acyl-CoA thioesterase codes for MDWNEAIAVRPDGDRRFAAHVDEQWTSLQGVHGGVVAALALTATERVLADEGVDPATTLRAATFGYVSGNVVGDLAVDVEIVRRGRKLVTTHARTSQDGKTTTVARFHHSPPWEAMDFSDAPPPPPRHEGAVRLDWGDTPAHLNNVETYLHPDTSVFAGTERAEWIAWSRPLHGGTFDAAWLTMFADYFPPAVFTKATEPQRAVTIEYAIQIHDAARTWTLADDELLSARMHAFHSHDGFAVEDGWIHLPDGTLLATTRQTRLAG; via the coding sequence ATGGACTGGAACGAGGCGATCGCCGTGCGGCCGGACGGCGACCGGCGCTTCGCCGCCCACGTCGACGAGCAGTGGACGTCGCTGCAGGGCGTCCACGGCGGGGTCGTCGCCGCCCTGGCGCTGACCGCCACCGAGCGCGTGCTCGCCGACGAGGGCGTCGATCCCGCGACCACGCTCCGGGCCGCGACGTTCGGCTACGTGAGCGGCAACGTCGTCGGCGACCTGGCCGTCGACGTCGAGATCGTCCGTCGGGGCCGCAAGCTCGTGACCACCCACGCCCGCACCAGCCAGGACGGCAAGACCACCACCGTCGCCCGCTTCCACCACTCGCCACCGTGGGAGGCGATGGACTTCAGCGACGCCCCTCCCCCGCCGCCCCGGCACGAGGGCGCCGTGCGGCTGGACTGGGGCGACACCCCGGCGCACCTCAACAACGTCGAGACCTACCTGCACCCCGACACGTCGGTCTTCGCCGGCACCGAGCGGGCCGAGTGGATCGCGTGGAGCCGGCCGCTGCACGGCGGCACCTTCGACGCGGCGTGGCTGACCATGTTCGCCGACTACTTCCCGCCGGCGGTGTTCACCAAGGCCACCGAGCCGCAGCGTGCGGTCACGATCGAGTACGCGATCCAGATCCACGACGCGGCGCGGACCTGGACGCTGGCCGACGACGAGCTCCTGTCGGCGCGGATGCACGCGTTCCACTCCCACGACGGCTTCGCCGTCGAGGACGGCTGGATCCACCTGCCCGACGGAACGCTGCTGGCCACGACCCGCCAGACGCGGTTGGCCGGCTGA
- a CDS encoding ABC transporter ATP-binding protein, producing MTSAVGTRDAEPVDRTVHIRSVTHRFQGPDGRPVDVLDDIDLTIEQGSFVCLVGPSGCGKSTLLRLLAGFTTPTDGEIRVGASLVGAPSHERGVVFQQPTLYPWLTVAGNVGFGLRMRRLKRAQRDAIVVEHLELVGLADVADFRPYELSGGMQQRAQIARVLANDPDIILMDEPFGALDAITRDRLQDELLRIWRETGRTVLFITHSVDEAVYLGTRVLVMGPRPGRIVLDVPEPFSAEPRDADVRHSPEFATAAREVADALQAAVAATPA from the coding sequence GTGACGTCGGCCGTCGGGACCCGCGACGCCGAGCCGGTCGACCGGACGGTGCACATCCGTTCGGTCACCCATCGGTTCCAGGGTCCCGACGGCCGGCCCGTCGACGTGCTCGACGACATCGACCTCACGATCGAGCAGGGCTCGTTCGTCTGCCTGGTCGGTCCGTCCGGGTGCGGCAAGTCGACGCTCCTCCGCCTCCTCGCCGGGTTCACCACCCCTACCGACGGGGAGATCCGGGTCGGCGCCTCGCTCGTGGGAGCTCCCTCCCACGAGCGGGGCGTCGTGTTCCAGCAACCGACGCTGTACCCATGGCTGACCGTGGCCGGCAACGTTGGCTTCGGGCTCCGCATGCGCCGGCTGAAGCGGGCGCAGCGCGACGCGATCGTCGTTGAGCACCTGGAGCTGGTGGGACTGGCCGACGTGGCCGACTTCCGGCCCTACGAGCTGTCGGGGGGCATGCAGCAGCGGGCGCAGATCGCCCGGGTCCTCGCCAACGACCCCGACATCATCCTGATGGACGAGCCGTTCGGCGCGCTCGACGCCATCACGCGCGACCGACTGCAGGACGAGCTGCTGCGCATCTGGCGCGAGACCGGGCGCACGGTCCTGTTCATCACCCACTCGGTCGACGAGGCCGTCTACCTGGGCACCCGCGTGCTCGTGATGGGCCCGCGCCCCGGGCGCATCGTGCTCGACGTGCCCGAGCCGTTCTCGGCCGAGCCCCGCGACGCCGATGTCCGCCACTCCCCCGAGTTCGCGACGGCCGCCCGGGAGGTGGCCGACGCGCTGCAGGCCGCCGTCGCCGCCACCCCGGCCTGA
- a CDS encoding TetR/AcrR family transcriptional regulator has protein sequence MTADETRGRLLDAAVRVFELKGYEGATVSLIAKEAGVTTGAIYAHYSGKAELLVDAIRMNGERATASLFRTDGPGGTAGMLLALGARLLHRDPEEGTLLIEALLAGRRDPGLAEVVTGAVAERSEGIAALLAEAQRAGELTDDVSSAAAARFMLMLGLGSMLVSELDLPAVDLSDWNTFIDRLVGAFTPEPAHVQTAPTQTGPTQPAPRQGEPS, from the coding sequence GTGACCGCCGACGAGACCCGGGGCCGGCTGCTCGACGCCGCCGTCCGCGTCTTCGAGCTCAAGGGGTACGAGGGCGCGACGGTCTCGCTGATCGCCAAGGAGGCCGGGGTCACCACCGGTGCGATCTACGCGCACTACTCCGGCAAGGCCGAGCTGCTGGTCGACGCCATCCGCATGAACGGCGAGCGCGCCACGGCCTCGCTGTTCCGGACCGACGGGCCGGGCGGGACCGCCGGCATGCTGCTCGCCCTGGGCGCCCGGCTGCTGCACCGCGATCCCGAGGAGGGGACGCTGCTCATCGAGGCGCTCCTCGCCGGACGCCGGGACCCCGGCCTGGCCGAGGTCGTGACCGGCGCCGTGGCCGAGCGGTCCGAGGGCATCGCCGCCCTGCTCGCCGAGGCGCAGCGCGCCGGCGAGCTCACCGACGACGTCTCGTCGGCCGCCGCGGCCCGGTTCATGCTCATGCTCGGACTCGGTTCGATGCTCGTCAGCGAGCTCGACCTCCCGGCCGTCGACCTCTCCGACTGGAACACGTTCATCGACCGGCTCGTCGGCGCCTTCACGCCCGAACCCGCACACGTCCAGACCGCACCCACCCAGACCGGGCCCACCCAGCCCGCACCGAGACAGGGGGAACCCTCATGA
- a CDS encoding cysteine dioxygenase, translating to MSADRRLAAMALHPASQDRSTTLSDESLRAIAAGLGSVVDTHLAEPARSVQRTRMLATPAYDVWLMTWGPSSSADPHDHAGSVGVVHVVAGELSEDASDVHGGARHRRQIPAGVTTTLSAIGRHTLANRTDRTAVSVHVYSPPLGDPHDG from the coding sequence ATGAGCGCCGACCGGCGGCTCGCGGCCATGGCCCTGCACCCGGCCTCGCAGGACCGGTCGACCACCCTGTCGGACGAGTCGCTCCGGGCGATCGCCGCAGGCCTCGGCTCCGTGGTCGACACCCACCTCGCCGAGCCGGCCCGGTCGGTGCAGCGCACGCGCATGCTCGCCACCCCCGCCTACGACGTGTGGCTGATGACGTGGGGGCCCTCGTCGTCGGCCGATCCGCACGACCACGCCGGCTCGGTGGGCGTCGTGCACGTCGTGGCGGGCGAGCTCTCCGAGGACGCGTCCGACGTCCACGGCGGGGCCCGCCACCGCCGCCAGATCCCCGCCGGCGTGACCACGACCCTGTCGGCCATCGGCCGCCACACGCTGGCCAACCGGACGGACCGCACGGCGGTCAGCGTCCATGTGTACTCGCCGCCGCTCGGCGACCCCCACGACGGATGA